AATAACAACAATCGTAAACGGTGAAGAAGTCGAAACCACTTTCCTTACAGCCTTGCCTGCGCTGGTTATCGGATTACCCATGTTATTTTTCGGCATTTGGCTCTTTGGGAATTATTTCAGAGTGTATATGGATGAGGAAGTCATTCAAGTCTTAGGGAAAAACAAACAAAAATATAACTGGAGTGATATTGAATCGATTGAACCTGTAAACTGGTTATGGAAGGGAACTATTTTCAAGCTTAAACCCAAAAATCAAAAGCGCCTCTATTTCTTTTCGGACAAGCCCAACATGAAATTCAATAACCAGTTTACTCCCACTTTCGAAACTCAAATGAATTTACTTATCAGCAAGAAAAAACGAGACCTGAGTATATAAAAACAACCCCACTCGTCCTCGTTTGCAAAGAGGATGACTAGAGAATAGCATTTGAAATGCGACGGGTCCAAATCGCGTTACAAACGCTCAACCACCCACATCCTCGTTGCGCTGCGCTAAACGAGACGAGGTGCCTATTGAATCTAAAGTCTAATATCTAAAAGTCTAGAATCTAACATCTAATTTCTAGCACCTACCCAATACCATTTTGTAATATTCGAAGGGATTGCCCCCGGGCTTGGGAACTTAGAGAGGAAAAAACTAGCTTCGGTCACCAAGCCGATCAGCAGTCGGCTTCCCGCAGCATTTGTTTGAGAAGAAGGAAATATTTTTTAAATCGTTGTTAAACACTGACAAGAGGATAAAAAGTGCACTCTACATAAATAATTTAGGTGCATTACTTATTTTCGGCTGTATGTAATGCACTAACTCACTATTAATGCACCATAACCTTATATTTATTGGCGGAATTCATGGAGTCGGAAAAGGAACTATATGCTCCAAAATTGCTAATGAACTTAACTTGAAGCATTTATCCGCAAGTGAAGTATTGAAGTGGTCCGAAGTTAGTCCAGACACAAGCAATAAATTTGTTAAAGATATTGCAGACACTCAGGATAGACTAATTAGCGGGCTTGAGAAGCTAATTAAACCTGATGTGAAGTATCTTCTTGATGGTCATTTTTGTCTTTTTGATTCTAATGGAATCCCGCAAAAAGTTTCAATTAACACTTTTCAAAGAATAGCACCAATTGTCCTTGCTGTTGTAAAAGCAGACATAGGCATGGTTGCGAATCGTCTAAAA
This is a stretch of genomic DNA from Reichenbachiella ulvae. It encodes these proteins:
- a CDS encoding ATP-binding protein, translated to MHHNLIFIGGIHGVGKGTICSKIANELNLKHLSASEVLKWSEVSPDTSNKFVKDIADTQDRLISGLEKLIKPDVKYLLDGHFCLFDSNGIPQKVSINTFQRIAPIVLAVVKADIGMVANRLKKRDGKDYNQTLLNEMQGIEKSHAIAVAKELNVPFFEINNESIGELIKFLSN